A window of Terriglobia bacterium contains these coding sequences:
- a CDS encoding alpha/beta fold hydrolase, protein MQVRSNDTDILYSVQGDGPPVVLLHPFPLNHRFWLPVAERLSPQYKLIMPDLRGLGDSAPGDGPATMEKHAEDVRRVCDDARVGKAVFVGVSIGGYILFEFWRRFRERVTALGFCNTRAGADTDEGQKGRFESVKQIEERGTEMFMDNLLPKLLGETTRRNRPDIAAEARRMALASASKGVIANQLGMAERQDSISTLGTIEVPTLCVGGTEDIPSPTAEIERIHRGIRGSKLRVIDQAGHFAALERSEEFALILREFLMSVKHVG, encoded by the coding sequence ATGCAAGTCCGGAGCAACGATACTGATATTTTGTATTCCGTGCAGGGCGACGGCCCCCCTGTCGTCCTGCTCCATCCTTTTCCGCTGAACCATCGTTTCTGGCTGCCGGTTGCCGAGCGGCTTTCTCCACAATACAAACTGATCATGCCGGACCTGCGCGGACTGGGTGACTCTGCGCCGGGCGATGGTCCAGCGACTATGGAGAAGCATGCAGAGGACGTGCGCAGAGTTTGCGATGACGCGCGCGTCGGGAAAGCCGTTTTCGTCGGAGTGTCGATTGGCGGGTACATCTTGTTCGAGTTCTGGCGGCGGTTTCGCGAGCGAGTGACAGCGCTTGGCTTCTGCAATACCCGCGCGGGCGCGGACACTGACGAGGGGCAGAAGGGACGATTCGAGTCGGTGAAGCAGATCGAGGAACGCGGGACAGAGATGTTCATGGACAACCTGCTGCCGAAGCTACTGGGTGAAACGACGCGAAGGAATCGGCCGGATATTGCTGCCGAAGCGAGGAGGATGGCGCTGGCATCAGCGAGCAAGGGAGTTATCGCCAATCAGCTTGGGATGGCCGAGCGACAGGACTCGATTTCAACGTTGGGAACAATTGAAGTGCCGACGCTTTGTGTCGGTGGCACCGAAGATATTCCGTCACCCACAGCGGAGATCGAGCGCATCCACCGGGGGATTCGCGGGAGCAAATTGAGGGTAATCGATCAAGCTGGGCATTTTGCGGCGCTGGAGAGGTCGGAAGAATTTGCGTTGATCCTTCGCGAGTTCCTGATGAGCGTAAAGCACGTGGGGTGA
- a CDS encoding PspC domain-containing protein: MYCNYCGKVIQDDANLCAYCGKRVGPVEGRRRLLRPRAGRKIAGVCAGMAEYFDLDVTMVRVVWLIVALLGGGGFIAYLIAWVVMPNESERVYYAPPASEPASHPPQG; encoded by the coding sequence ATGTACTGCAATTACTGCGGGAAGGTGATCCAGGACGACGCGAATCTTTGCGCATATTGCGGCAAGCGAGTGGGCCCGGTTGAGGGCAGGCGGCGACTGCTGCGGCCCAGGGCCGGCCGCAAGATCGCAGGTGTGTGCGCCGGGATGGCTGAGTACTTCGATCTCGACGTCACGATGGTTCGTGTTGTGTGGCTGATTGTCGCGTTGTTAGGTGGCGGTGGGTTCATTGCGTACCTGATTGCGTGGGTTGTTATGCCGAACGAATCGGAGCGTGTCTACTATGCGCCGCCGGCGTCGGAGCCTGCGAGTCATCCACCACAGGGGTAG
- a CDS encoding tetratricopeptide repeat protein yields MKPYCRIAIVTLLLLTSFRLLATSTYGGEDFKAVNPANNQLSRRAFDHFYDMEYERSIREFEQLQKEYPENPIANNYLAAAVVFGEMYRIGALDTETYATDSFLDLKAKRPLNPETTKRINELLDRSEKLCDARLDKNPNDIDALYARGVERGLRSTFMGMGQKAWMSAIRSALAARRDHERVLQLDPKFVDAKMTIGVHNYIIGSLNWFYRTMIAVTGVTGNKQKGLNYLREVADSNCAASMDARIALALFLRREQKYPEALNVVKSMMDEYPKNYMVALEYANLENASGHADDAIASYRKILENYKERKYPTANPQAAAFGLGITLRGQRRFDEAAKAFGMVASFPESETRIVIRSTLAAGEMYDTLKERDRAVEKYEEVLAADASSPEGQLAKKHLGKPYHYD; encoded by the coding sequence ATGAAACCCTATTGTCGAATCGCTATCGTTACCCTCTTACTGTTAACCTCCTTCAGACTGTTAGCAACTTCTACATACGGCGGAGAGGACTTCAAGGCGGTTAATCCCGCGAACAACCAGCTTTCCAGGCGCGCTTTCGATCATTTCTACGACATGGAGTACGAACGCTCGATACGAGAGTTCGAGCAGCTGCAGAAGGAATACCCAGAAAATCCGATCGCCAACAACTACCTGGCGGCGGCGGTTGTGTTCGGAGAGATGTACCGCATCGGAGCGCTCGATACCGAGACCTATGCGACAGACAGCTTCCTTGACTTGAAGGCCAAACGGCCACTGAACCCGGAAACCACGAAGCGCATTAACGAGTTGCTGGACCGGAGCGAGAAACTCTGCGACGCTCGCCTCGACAAGAACCCAAACGACATCGATGCTCTCTATGCGCGAGGAGTTGAGCGCGGACTGCGATCCACCTTCATGGGAATGGGGCAGAAGGCGTGGATGTCGGCGATACGCTCGGCGCTGGCGGCGCGGCGCGATCACGAACGGGTGTTGCAGTTGGACCCGAAGTTCGTCGACGCCAAGATGACGATCGGCGTCCATAACTACATCATCGGAAGCCTCAACTGGTTCTACCGAACGATGATTGCGGTTACAGGCGTCACAGGAAACAAGCAGAAGGGGCTCAACTACCTTCGTGAAGTTGCCGACTCCAATTGCGCGGCGAGCATGGACGCACGTATCGCCCTGGCCCTGTTCCTGCGGCGCGAGCAGAAGTATCCGGAAGCGTTGAATGTAGTGAAGTCGATGATGGACGAGTATCCGAAGAACTACATGGTGGCGCTTGAGTACGCGAACCTGGAGAATGCTTCGGGACACGCCGATGACGCGATCGCAAGTTACAGGAAAATTCTGGAGAATTACAAGGAAAGGAAGTATCCGACGGCCAACCCGCAGGCGGCGGCGTTCGGGCTGGGGATCACGCTGCGCGGGCAGAGAAGGTTCGATGAAGCCGCCAAGGCGTTCGGAATGGTCGCCAGCTTTCCGGAATCCGAGACGCGGATCGTAATCAGGTCAACCCTGGCGGCTGGGGAAATGTACGACACTCTGAAAGAACGTGATCGCGCAGTCGAGAAGTACGAGGAAGTGCTGGCGGCAGATGCCAGTAGCCCGGAAGGGCAACTGGCGAAGAAGCATCTTGGAAAGCCGTATCACTACGACTAG
- a CDS encoding zinc ribbon domain-containing protein — MSDGVRNITQEYWRPVQPPQTEIRSVAAETLCSNCGSEYAIGARFCHVCGNEREPETNLSTRSRFLDLIDFDQICERLGLSAIALVFTFVGLGCVIGAIMVGLIYTADTVLDWQAVQIWRIQWMLGALVAFAAAILLNKKRSA; from the coding sequence ATGTCGGACGGAGTTCGTAACATCACTCAGGAGTATTGGCGACCCGTGCAGCCACCCCAAACGGAAATACGCAGCGTCGCCGCGGAAACGCTTTGCAGCAACTGCGGCTCGGAATACGCCATTGGAGCCCGCTTCTGCCACGTCTGTGGCAACGAGCGCGAACCCGAAACAAATTTGAGCACCCGCTCGCGCTTCCTCGACCTCATTGATTTCGACCAGATTTGCGAACGCCTTGGCCTGAGTGCCATTGCCCTGGTCTTCACATTCGTCGGCTTGGGCTGCGTGATCGGCGCCATCATGGTCGGCCTGATCTACACCGCCGACACTGTTCTCGATTGGCAGGCCGTCCAGATCTGGCGTATCCAGTGGATGCTCGGCGCACTCGTAGCCTTCGCTGCCGCCATCTTGCTGAACAAGAAGAGATCCGCGTAA
- a CDS encoding NADH-quinone oxidoreductase subunit B family protein, translating to MGWIENRFEKNFLVTTVDYVFNWARKSAIWPMTFGLACCAIEMIASSTSRFDIARFGSEVFRPSPRQSDLMIVAGTVTLKMAPVVKRIYDQMPEPKWVISMGACASVGGPFNTYATLQGVDRIVPVDVYVVGCPPRPENLFYALLKLQDKIDTMSIAKRPTEVRLNEDMVESFKKQVMVAQTMQPK from the coding sequence ATGGGCTGGATTGAGAATCGGTTCGAAAAGAATTTCCTGGTTACGACGGTCGATTACGTTTTCAACTGGGCGCGGAAGTCCGCGATTTGGCCCATGACGTTCGGCCTTGCCTGCTGTGCGATCGAGATGATCGCTTCGTCGACCTCGCGGTTTGACATTGCACGTTTTGGCTCCGAAGTGTTCCGACCGAGCCCGCGGCAGAGCGACTTGATGATCGTCGCCGGGACGGTGACGCTGAAAATGGCGCCGGTGGTGAAGCGCATCTACGACCAGATGCCTGAGCCGAAGTGGGTGATTTCGATGGGCGCGTGTGCGTCGGTAGGTGGGCCGTTCAATACGTATGCGACGCTGCAGGGAGTGGACCGAATCGTGCCGGTGGATGTCTACGTGGTTGGGTGCCCGCCGAGGCCGGAGAACCTCTTCTATGCGCTGCTGAAGCTGCAGGATAAGATTGACACCATGTCCATTGCGAAGCGGCCCACGGAAGTTCGGCTGAACGAAGATATGGTGGAGAGCTTCAAGAAGCAGGTGATGGTGGCGCAGACGATGCAGCCGAAGTAG
- a CDS encoding serine hydrolase domain-containing protein, with protein MLVSRKLIPVLSILFVLTQISIAITPARQEQAQAKPAVEKVDVETARTTPGGTAFKVPAGWSIETGKNIVTLTPPEPDTHIVVVDAQGADAKAAVAFAWAEYKPESKRPLKLATPRPGREGWDERQLFEYETSPNERAVVQAIALRAGTKWTVVILDGTEMTFEKRSAPAGLILASLRPKGYERETFAGRKPHTLDAAHIAQLKEFVETSMKELGIPGASMALIDHGNVVYEGGFGVRELGEPEKVDENTLFMAASNTKGMTTLLLSRLVDEKKLKWDEPVINVYPSFKLGSEDTTKKVLVKNLICACTGLPRQDLEWIFEFKQAKPETTFTTLSTMEPTSKFGEVFQYSNLMASAAGYIGAHILYPNLDLGTAYDRAMQEEVFDPLGMKSTTFDYKRALAGDHASPHGDDIDGTPSVASMAFNYAVLPARPAGGVWTSASDLARYVELELTKGKLPNGKQLVSEENLLMRRTPQIMLGEDASYGMGLEESHRYGVSVISHGGSMAGFKSNWWAIPDAGIGAVLLTNSDTGGYLLGGFQRRLLEVVYDGKPEAAADVAAQAARYKARLKKDRERLVVPADPSEVQKLAKKYVSKELGEIAVLNNNGVVTFDFGEWKSKVASRKNDDGTISFITTDPTNDGFEFVVAERQGKRALIIRDGQHEYVFTEVS; from the coding sequence ATGTTGGTTTCCCGGAAGTTGATCCCAGTCCTCTCCATTCTTTTTGTTCTCACGCAAATTTCAATCGCTATCACGCCGGCGCGCCAGGAGCAGGCGCAGGCAAAGCCTGCTGTCGAGAAGGTGGATGTAGAGACTGCCCGCACCACGCCGGGCGGAACTGCATTCAAAGTGCCGGCAGGATGGTCTATCGAGACCGGCAAGAACATTGTCACACTGACTCCGCCTGAACCGGATACGCACATCGTGGTTGTGGATGCGCAGGGTGCAGATGCGAAGGCAGCAGTGGCGTTCGCTTGGGCCGAGTACAAGCCGGAGTCTAAGCGTCCGCTGAAACTGGCGACGCCGCGTCCGGGGCGCGAGGGTTGGGACGAGCGGCAGTTGTTCGAGTACGAAACCTCGCCGAATGAGCGGGCAGTGGTGCAGGCCATTGCGCTTCGTGCAGGGACGAAATGGACCGTCGTGATACTGGACGGGACAGAGATGACTTTTGAGAAGCGCAGCGCGCCGGCAGGACTGATTCTCGCAAGCCTGCGGCCGAAAGGGTATGAGCGCGAGACGTTTGCGGGTCGCAAGCCGCATACGCTGGATGCGGCGCATATCGCGCAGTTGAAAGAGTTCGTCGAGACCTCGATGAAAGAGCTTGGCATACCGGGCGCGTCAATGGCTTTGATCGATCACGGCAACGTGGTGTACGAGGGCGGATTCGGCGTACGCGAACTGGGCGAGCCGGAAAAGGTGGACGAGAACACGCTATTCATGGCGGCCTCGAATACCAAAGGCATGACAACTCTGCTCCTTTCGAGACTGGTGGACGAGAAGAAATTGAAGTGGGACGAGCCGGTGATCAATGTCTATCCGAGCTTCAAACTTGGGAGCGAGGACACGACCAAGAAAGTGCTGGTGAAGAATCTCATCTGTGCATGCACGGGGTTGCCGAGGCAGGATCTTGAATGGATATTCGAATTCAAACAAGCCAAGCCGGAGACTACGTTCACAACGCTGAGCACAATGGAGCCGACGAGTAAATTCGGCGAGGTGTTCCAGTACAGCAACCTGATGGCGTCGGCGGCGGGCTATATCGGGGCACATATTTTGTACCCGAATCTTGACCTTGGAACAGCCTATGACCGGGCGATGCAGGAAGAAGTATTCGATCCGCTGGGGATGAAGTCGACGACGTTCGATTACAAGCGCGCGTTGGCGGGGGATCATGCGAGCCCGCATGGGGACGACATTGACGGTACTCCCAGTGTGGCGAGTATGGCGTTCAACTACGCGGTGCTTCCGGCGCGACCGGCGGGTGGGGTGTGGACTTCGGCCAGCGACCTGGCGCGCTACGTGGAACTGGAACTCACGAAAGGCAAACTGCCGAATGGAAAGCAACTGGTTTCGGAAGAGAACCTGCTGATGCGCCGGACCCCACAGATCATGCTTGGGGAGGATGCGAGCTACGGGATGGGACTGGAAGAGAGCCATCGCTATGGCGTATCGGTGATCAGCCATGGCGGCAGCATGGCGGGATTCAAGAGCAACTGGTGGGCGATACCGGATGCGGGGATCGGCGCCGTGCTGCTAACGAATTCCGACACGGGCGGGTACCTGCTGGGAGGTTTCCAGCGACGTTTGCTCGAGGTGGTGTATGACGGCAAGCCGGAAGCGGCGGCGGATGTCGCGGCGCAAGCTGCACGATATAAGGCGCGGCTGAAGAAAGATCGCGAGCGACTGGTCGTTCCGGCGGACCCGTCCGAGGTTCAGAAGCTGGCGAAGAAATATGTCAGCAAGGAACTCGGTGAGATCGCCGTACTGAACAACAACGGCGTGGTCACGTTCGATTTCGGCGAGTGGAAGAGCAAGGTAGCGTCGCGCAAGAACGATGACGGCACAATCTCGTTCATCACCACGGACCCGACGAATGATGGATTCGAATTCGTCGTCGCCGAACGGCAAGGGAAACGCGCGCTCATCATTCGCGATGGGCAGCACGAGTACGTGTTTACGGAAGTTTCGTAG
- a CDS encoding histidine kinase dimerization/phospho-acceptor domain-containing protein: protein MQDEEFRFRNRRPRGRQAGIEAFHRLAHVFAAQPAVLLQELCDAAVEFSGADSAGISLEEAGANGELRFRWVAISGSFAAFLNGTTPRFFSPCGTALSAARPQLYRVTRKYYDLLGIEAEPITDGILIPWVADSMRGTLWCVSHHSREAFDFDDYKLLNGLADFAAIAIRHQKQQEILLSRQKAAAYVEAASELAHELNNPLQSLTSALYLLERGPEDSRRFVKLASAELIRLADIVRELLNLKEAA, encoded by the coding sequence TTGCAGGATGAGGAGTTTCGCTTTCGGAATCGCCGCCCACGTGGACGACAGGCCGGCATCGAAGCCTTCCACCGTCTCGCTCACGTTTTCGCGGCCCAACCCGCCGTGCTTTTGCAGGAACTCTGCGATGCTGCGGTTGAGTTCAGCGGCGCAGACAGCGCCGGAATAAGCTTGGAAGAGGCCGGTGCTAATGGTGAGTTGCGGTTCCGCTGGGTCGCTATTTCGGGCAGTTTTGCCGCCTTTCTGAACGGCACGACTCCGCGCTTCTTCAGTCCCTGCGGCACCGCCCTTAGCGCCGCCAGACCTCAGCTCTATCGTGTCACCCGGAAATACTACGACTTGCTGGGTATTGAAGCCGAACCGATCACTGACGGCATTCTCATACCCTGGGTTGCGGATTCGATGCGCGGCACGCTATGGTGCGTATCGCACCACAGCCGGGAAGCCTTCGATTTCGATGACTACAAACTGCTGAACGGCCTCGCCGATTTCGCCGCCATCGCCATTCGCCATCAAAAACAACAGGAAATCCTTCTCAGCCGCCAAAAGGCGGCGGCCTACGTTGAGGCCGCCAGCGAACTCGCGCATGAACTGAATAACCCTCTTCAGAGCCTCACCAGCGCCCTCTATCTTCTGGAACGCGGCCCCGAGGACAGCCGGCGCTTCGTCAAACTCGCATCCGCCGAACTTATCCGCCTCGCCGACATCGTCAGAGAGCTACTGAATCTAAAAGAAGCCGCCTGA
- a CDS encoding YdeI/OmpD-associated family protein — protein sequence MSTDKRVDAYITKAAEFAQPILRQIRETVHEAVPEVEETMKWGMPFFEYQGILCGMSAFKAHCALVLWKSKHILPEGGKSAGAMGAFGRLKSVKDLPAKKVLVGYLKKAKQLNEEGVGSPIAERSKRQKKDLIVPPYFQTALKKDKKAKTTFDGFSYAKQKDYVEWVGEAKTEETRRKRLATSMQWLAEGKSRNWKYERG from the coding sequence ATGAGCACTGATAAACGCGTCGATGCATACATCACCAAAGCTGCTGAATTTGCGCAGCCGATCCTTCGCCAGATTCGCGAGACCGTGCACGAGGCCGTCCCTGAGGTGGAAGAAACGATGAAGTGGGGAATGCCTTTCTTCGAATACCAGGGGATTCTTTGCGGGATGTCGGCTTTCAAGGCGCATTGTGCGCTGGTGTTGTGGAAGAGCAAGCATATTCTTCCGGAGGGCGGGAAATCGGCGGGTGCAATGGGAGCGTTTGGACGGTTGAAGTCAGTGAAGGACCTGCCTGCGAAAAAGGTTCTTGTTGGTTATCTAAAGAAAGCGAAACAGCTCAACGAGGAAGGCGTGGGCTCGCCGATTGCGGAACGCTCGAAGAGGCAGAAGAAGGACTTGATCGTGCCGCCATACTTTCAGACCGCGCTGAAAAAGGACAAGAAGGCGAAGACGACGTTCGACGGTTTCAGCTATGCCAAGCAGAAGGATTATGTGGAGTGGGTCGGCGAGGCGAAGACGGAAGAGACGCGGAGGAAGCGCTTGGCGACGTCGATGCAGTGGCTGGCGGAAGGGAAGTCGCGGAACTGGAAGTACGAACGGGGCTGA
- a CDS encoding BadF/BadG/BcrA/BcrD ATPase family protein, which translates to MPLYLGIDGGGTKTSFALADEDYILARVTEGGSSPTRNDDATVQRVLRSGIENVCSKAGVTRNDINFACIGSAGMAIEAGRQLVDRIISELIEGQFAIVGDMLIAHEAAFFGSEGVMVISGTGSIAFGINGDGENARAGGRGPIVSDEGSGTWIGRKAVSALLRAWDGDQETRLDKYLLPLWQIQDADDLVAKCARAGPNDFSRLFPAVQAAAAAGDSIAQDLLTQAGAELATIAKLVARKLWPRANHVRVAMAGGIFRNSPTVRIAFYNSIHAERPESQVRLTTLPPVMGAIMMARRMAHSDLNLRVRYDE; encoded by the coding sequence ATGCCCTTATACCTCGGAATTGATGGCGGCGGGACGAAGACCAGTTTCGCGCTCGCCGATGAAGACTACATTCTCGCCCGGGTAACCGAGGGCGGTTCCAGTCCTACACGCAATGACGATGCCACGGTGCAGAGGGTTCTGCGCAGCGGGATCGAAAACGTTTGCTCAAAGGCCGGCGTAACCCGTAATGACATCAACTTTGCCTGCATTGGCTCGGCCGGAATGGCGATTGAGGCGGGGCGTCAACTTGTCGACCGCATCATCTCAGAGCTGATCGAGGGCCAATTCGCCATCGTCGGTGACATGTTGATCGCGCACGAGGCGGCGTTCTTCGGTTCCGAGGGAGTGATGGTCATTTCCGGGACCGGGTCGATCGCATTCGGGATCAACGGCGATGGGGAGAATGCGCGTGCGGGTGGGCGTGGCCCGATTGTGTCCGATGAAGGCTCGGGGACGTGGATTGGGCGAAAAGCCGTGAGTGCGCTGCTGCGGGCGTGGGACGGCGACCAGGAGACGCGTCTCGACAAGTACCTGCTGCCGCTCTGGCAGATTCAGGATGCCGACGACCTGGTCGCGAAGTGCGCGCGGGCGGGTCCGAACGATTTTTCGCGGCTGTTTCCCGCGGTGCAGGCGGCGGCCGCCGCAGGGGATTCGATTGCACAGGATCTGCTGACGCAGGCTGGAGCCGAACTGGCGACGATCGCAAAGCTGGTTGCGCGAAAGCTGTGGCCTCGGGCCAATCATGTTCGGGTGGCCATGGCAGGAGGCATCTTCCGTAACTCGCCCACCGTCCGGATCGCTTTTTACAATTCCATTCACGCGGAGCGGCCGGAATCGCAGGTACGGCTTACGACGCTGCCACCGGTGATGGGCGCGATCATGATGGCGCGACGCATGGCGCACTCCGACTTGAACCTACGCGTGCGGTACGACGAATGA